A window from Chiroxiphia lanceolata isolate bChiLan1 chromosome 3, bChiLan1.pri, whole genome shotgun sequence encodes these proteins:
- the INSM1 gene encoding LOW QUALITY PROTEIN: insulinoma-associated protein 1 (The sequence of the model RefSeq protein was modified relative to this genomic sequence to represent the inferred CDS: inserted 1 base in 1 codon) — MAPTRLKAAAAAPRAERGAXRRGRRRPGAGAKMPRGFLVKRSRRPTPVSYRVRCCREAAAGPPLPAGAAPPPACPAAPPPPPRDSPPPVPFGTPDAAVQALYSPTRPVSRDKYLERGFSLGSPVSAESFPAPAVPGTMDPLLFAPAELKLWAAAGHVEPPAAHPGPGGAPAPPAPAAPPASGRPPPNKRPPGAAEPGRHKAPSGKKTKAIRKLTFEDEVTTSPVLGLRIKEGPVEAPAKARGGCARPLGEFICQLCKEEYGDPFALAQHRCSRIVRVEYRCPECDKVFSCPANLASHRRWHKPRPPAAKGGPEAGRAPAAAPGPAEEPPKEASGGSGSERDTPSPGGASEAGSEEGLFECPRCSKRFRRQAYLRKHLLGHTVPAPASAPAPAPAPAPAPEPAAEEPPAAECRLCPVCGETFPSKSSQERHLRLLHAAQVFPCKYCPATFYSSPGLTRHINKCHPSENRQVILLQVPLRPAC, encoded by the exons ATGGCCCCGACCCGCTTAaaggcggcggcggccgcgccgcgGGCAGAGCGAGGAG tgcgccgcggccgccgccggcccGGAGCCGGCGCCAAGATGCCCCGGGGCTTCCTGGTGAAGCGCAGCCGGCGGCCCACCCCCGTGTCCTACCGGGTGCGCTGCTGCCGCGAGGCCGCCGCCggcccgccgctccccgccggcgccgccccgccgcccgcctgccccgccgcgccgccgcccccgccgcgggaCTCGCCGCCGCCCGTGCCCTTCGGGACGCCCGATGCCGCCGTGCAGGCGCTGTACAGCCCCACGCGGCCCGTCAGCAGGGACAAGTACCTGGAGCGCGGCTTCAGCCTGGGCTCACCCGTCTCGGCCGAGTCCTTCCCCGCCCCGGCCGTGCCCGGCACCATGGACCCGCTCCTCTTCGCCCCGGCCGAGCTCAAGCTCTGGGCCGCCGCCGGCCACGTCGAGCCGCCCGCCGCCCACCCCGGCCCCGGCGgagcccccgcgccgcccgccccggccgcgccgcccgcctCGGGCCGCCCGCCGCCCAACAAGCGCCCGCCGGGCGCGGCCGAGCCCGGGCGGCACAAGGCCCCGTCGGGCAAGAAGACGAAGGCGATCCGCAAGCTGACCTTCGAGGACGAGGTGACCACCTCGCCCGTGCTGGGGCTGCGCATCAAGGAGGGCCCGGTGGAGGCGCCGGCCAAGGCGCGGGGCGGCTGCGCCCGCCCGCTGGGCGAGTtcatctgccagctctgcaaGGAGGAGTACGGGGACCCCTTCGCGCTGGCGCAGCACCGCTGCTCCCGCATCGTCCGGGTGGAGTACCGCTGCCCCGAGTGCGACAAGGTCTTCTCCTGCCCCGCCAACCTCGCCTCCCACCGCCGCTGGCACAagccgcgcccgcccgccgccaAGGGTGGCCCCGAGGCGGGCCGGGCAccggccgcggccccgggcCCGGCGGAGGAGCCGCCGAAGGAGGCgagcggcggcagcggcagcgAGCGGGACACGCCGAGCCCTGGCGGAGCCTCGGAGGCGGGCTCCGAGGAGGGGCTCTTCGAGTGCCCCCGCTGCTCCAAGCGGTTCCGCCGGCAAGCCTACCTGCGCAAGCACCTGCTGGGGCACACCGTCCCGGCCCCCGCATCCGCCCCGGCacccgccccggcccccgcgcccgccccggaGCCCGCCGCCGAGGAGCCGCCCGCCGCCGAGTGCCGCCTCTGCCCCGTCTGCGGGGAGACCTTCCCCAGCAAGAGCAGCCAGGAGCGGCACCTGCGCCTCCTCCACGCCGCCCAGGTCTTCCCCTGCAAGTACTGCCCGGCCACCTTCTACAGCTCGCCCGGCCTCACCCGGCACATCAACAAGTGCCACCCCTCGGAGAACCGGCAGGTcatcctgctccaggtgccGCTGCGTCCCGCCTGCTGA